The following are encoded together in the Ktedonobacterales bacterium genome:
- the selB gene encoding selenocysteine-specific translation elongation factor, which yields MSCIGTAGHVDHGKSTLVTALTGIDPDRLAEEKARGMTIDLGFAWLRLPSGREVSIVDVPGHENFIKNMLAGVGGIDLALLVVAADEGIMPQTEEHLAILDLLRVSRGIVALTKCDLVEEDWRELVREEVAARLSTTTLAGAPILPVSAYSGAGLPELLAELDRLLETTPGRQNSGRPRLPVDRVFTIQGFGTVVTGALLDGSVSVGQEVEILPQGLRARIRSLQTHKTSVETAQPGGRAAMNLVGVAKTDLARGDVISLPGRLRTTTLLDARLQLLGSAPRPLTHNAEVDLYVGAKEARARVRLLESDELRPGERGWAQLKLAEPVAVVRRDRFILRIPSPSLTIGGGEIIDTQPRNHKRRQPAVLAALEILERGAPEEVMFTALNGAAGAGPRRPDSKKSGAAPPGYALHGLQGYEEEEASRRSGLSLAEARAALETLAEQGQVTRVGAFYFAAPVWERLREAARAIAAEHHRQYPLRAGLPREEWRGRLGLSPRQASDVLAALVAAGDLAEAASASAVRLPDHAPRFTADQQRKVDALMRQFHADPFSPPGRPEIEAAVGPDVTAALIDQGALVKISDAFLFSRDAYDEAIRRIVAHLRGRQTITVAEARDLLNTSRKYMLALLEHLDERRITRRLGDDRVLGPASLLS from the coding sequence ATGAGTTGTATCGGAACCGCCGGACATGTTGATCACGGCAAATCCACCCTTGTCACCGCGCTCACCGGCATTGACCCGGACCGCCTGGCCGAAGAAAAAGCGCGCGGGATGACCATTGATCTTGGCTTCGCCTGGCTGCGCCTGCCCAGCGGGCGCGAGGTCAGCATCGTTGATGTTCCAGGCCACGAAAACTTTATCAAGAACATGCTGGCCGGTGTCGGCGGCATCGATCTGGCCCTGCTGGTCGTCGCCGCCGATGAGGGCATCATGCCCCAGACCGAAGAGCATCTGGCGATCCTCGATCTGCTGCGTGTCAGTCGGGGAATTGTCGCGCTGACCAAGTGCGATCTGGTGGAGGAAGACTGGCGCGAGTTGGTGCGCGAAGAAGTGGCCGCCCGGCTCAGCACGACCACGCTCGCGGGCGCGCCCATCCTGCCGGTTTCGGCTTACAGCGGGGCGGGCCTGCCTGAACTATTGGCGGAACTGGATCGCCTGCTGGAAACGACCCCTGGCCGCCAGAACAGTGGCCGCCCGCGCCTGCCGGTTGATCGCGTCTTTACCATCCAGGGCTTTGGCACTGTCGTCACCGGCGCCTTGCTGGATGGTTCGGTCAGCGTCGGCCAGGAAGTCGAGATACTGCCCCAGGGCTTGCGGGCGCGCATTCGCAGCCTTCAGACACACAAAACCAGCGTGGAGACCGCCCAGCCCGGCGGGCGCGCCGCGATGAATCTGGTGGGCGTCGCCAAAACCGATCTGGCGCGCGGCGATGTTATCAGCTTGCCGGGGCGATTGCGAACCACAACCCTGCTTGACGCGCGCCTGCAACTGCTGGGCAGCGCGCCGCGCCCACTCACCCACAACGCCGAAGTTGATCTCTATGTTGGCGCTAAAGAAGCGCGGGCGCGTGTCCGGCTGCTGGAGAGCGACGAGTTGCGGCCCGGCGAGCGCGGCTGGGCGCAGTTGAAGCTGGCCGAGCCAGTGGCTGTCGTCCGGCGTGACCGTTTTATCCTGCGTATCCCTTCGCCCAGCCTCACCATCGGCGGCGGCGAAATCATTGACACCCAGCCACGCAATCACAAACGCCGTCAGCCCGCTGTGCTGGCCGCCCTGGAGATTCTTGAACGCGGCGCGCCCGAAGAAGTCATGTTCACAGCCCTCAACGGCGCGGCGGGCGCTGGCCCACGTCGCCCGGACAGTAAGAAATCAGGCGCAGCCCCGCCAGGGTATGCGCTGCATGGCCTCCAGGGCTACGAAGAAGAGGAAGCCAGTCGGCGCAGCGGCCTCTCATTAGCAGAAGCGCGCGCTGCCCTGGAGACATTAGCGGAGCAAGGGCAGGTCACACGGGTGGGAGCGTTTTATTTTGCCGCGCCTGTCTGGGAGCGGCTGCGCGAAGCGGCCAGAGCGATTGCCGCTGAGCATCACCGCCAGTACCCACTGCGCGCAGGCTTGCCCAGGGAAGAATGGCGCGGGCGGCTGGGTCTTTCGCCGCGCCAGGCCAGCGACGTATTAGCGGCCCTGGTGGCCGCAGGCGATCTGGCCGAGGCAGCCTCGGCCTCGGCTGTGCGTCTGCCCGACCACGCGCCGCGCTTTACTGCCGATCAGCAGCGCAAAGTGGATGCCTTGATGCGTCAGTTTCACGCAGACCCTTTCAGCCCACCGGGCCGTCCTGAGATCGAGGCGGCGGTTGGGCCGGATGTTACCGCCGCGCTGATCGATCAAGGCGCGCTCGTCAAGATCAGCGATGCGTTCCTCTTCAGCCGCGACGCCTATGACGAAGCCATCCGGCGCATCGTTGCCCACCTGCGCGGGCGCCAGACCATCACCGTTGCCGAGGCCCGCGACCTGCTGAATACCTCGCGCAAATATATGCTGGCTTTGCTGGAACATCTGGACGAGCGGCGCATTACCCGACGGCTTGGCGATGATCGCGTGCTGGGTCCGGCATCCCTCCTTTCCTGA
- a CDS encoding Hsp20/alpha crystallin family protein — protein MRLRYRSVTSRYIQGSQQELERRYHQLWHELVRQSQQQAFLHRPSQWRPPADIHETPNAITVKIELAGMREDDIDVTLYHDALVVSGERHDDHEHDESICYHEAQIRYGPFRVEIFIPIDIEHARVEAHYDDGFLRVLLPKAAPSEPKPFRLPLETPDQKTRESEQSTPESGETGSNPTPRHYHAPASGPLVVSSKGDMTHA, from the coding sequence ATGCGCTTGCGTTATCGCTCTGTTACCTCTCGCTACATTCAAGGCTCACAGCAAGAGCTTGAGCGCCGCTATCACCAACTCTGGCACGAACTGGTGCGCCAGAGTCAGCAGCAAGCCTTCCTGCATCGGCCCAGCCAGTGGCGTCCGCCCGCAGACATCCACGAGACGCCCAACGCCATTACCGTCAAGATCGAACTGGCCGGGATGCGCGAAGACGATATTGATGTCACCCTGTATCACGACGCCCTGGTGGTCAGCGGCGAACGCCATGACGACCACGAACACGACGAGTCCATCTGTTACCATGAAGCGCAGATTCGCTATGGCCCCTTCAGAGTTGAGATATTTATCCCTATTGACATCGAACACGCCCGCGTCGAGGCGCATTATGACGATGGCTTTTTGCGCGTACTGCTGCCCAAAGCCGCGCCCAGCGAGCCAAAGCCATTCCGCCTTCCACTGGAGACTCCCGACCAGAAAACGCGCGAAAGCGAGCAGAGTACTCCAGAAAGCGGCGAAACTGGTAGCAATCCTACCCCGCGCCACTATCACGCTCCGGCCAGCGGGCCGCTGGTAGTGAGCAGCAAAGGGGACATGACGCATGCCTGA
- the lon gene encoding endopeptidase La, whose product MPEERKNHEVAAAAEDTELMEGDLEKLEELLDELEEAVKGTSAAGAYITGEQPSRDEEGEAPEPGEAEEPAPEAIETRPRAQAEDERRITIPDTLPILPLKETVVYPLTMMPLGVGQERSIKLIDDAMRANRLVGLVAQKSPEVESAGPDDTFRIGTAARIARMLRTPDGAIQIIVQGLERIRIQEYIAEQPYLVARVEVASEVVEDGVELEALKRNAVQLFQRLVSLVQYLPNELALAALNIDDPRQVVYLIANSVQMDLDMRQGLLEEDSVQEKLRVMTQFLTKELEVLELGKKIQSQAQEEMGKAQREYFLREQLKAIQKELGEESEEAATINQLREQIEQAGMSDEAKKESMRELSRLEKLPAASPEYSVIRTYLDILVSLPWSKSTGQKIDVAHARAVLDEDHYDLEKIKDRILEYLAVRRLKEDRLGSEVGIEMSSNGKEQKTPTWVGREPILCFVGPPGVGKTSLGQSIARALGREFARMSLGGIHDESEIRGHRRTYIGALPGRIIQTLRRTGANDPVMMLDEVDKVGADWRGDPSSALLEVLDPEQNYNFRDNYLDLPFDLSRVMFIATANSLEPIPPPLRDRMEILELSGYTEEQKIHIARRYLLPKQIKANGLKEDEISIDDGAIRRIVNEYTREAGVRNLEREIATVCRKIAMRIAEGQAGPFQITADQMPELLGRPHFMEEVAERIDRPGVVTGLAWTPVGGDILFIEAAMTPGKENRLILTGQLGEVMRESAQAALSYVHSNAGALGIDPAVFEEKDIHIHIPAGATPKDGPSAGVTMTTALASLASGRKARSDVAMTGEISLRGKVLPIGGLKEKVLAAHRAGIKTVIIPKRNEPDLEDLPKDLREQMRFVPVSDASEVLAEALEPAPSNGAGSLGVEDLHRGVDMAAKEG is encoded by the coding sequence ATGCCTGAAGAGCGAAAAAATCACGAAGTCGCCGCCGCCGCAGAAGATACCGAACTGATGGAAGGAGACCTGGAAAAACTGGAAGAACTGCTGGATGAGTTAGAGGAAGCGGTCAAAGGGACATCTGCTGCTGGCGCCTACATCACTGGAGAGCAGCCCTCCAGGGACGAAGAAGGCGAAGCGCCAGAGCCAGGCGAGGCTGAGGAGCCAGCCCCAGAAGCCATAGAGACGCGCCCGCGCGCGCAGGCTGAAGACGAGCGCCGCATCACCATCCCGGATACGCTGCCGATCCTGCCGCTGAAAGAGACGGTGGTCTACCCGCTGACCATGATGCCGCTGGGTGTCGGTCAGGAACGCTCGATCAAGCTGATTGACGACGCCATGCGCGCCAATCGCCTGGTGGGCCTGGTCGCTCAGAAGTCGCCGGAGGTTGAATCCGCCGGACCGGATGACACCTTCCGCATTGGCACAGCGGCGCGCATCGCGCGGATGCTGCGCACGCCCGACGGCGCGATCCAGATTATTGTGCAGGGGCTGGAGCGCATCCGCATTCAGGAATACATCGCGGAGCAGCCCTATCTGGTAGCGCGGGTCGAGGTAGCGTCGGAGGTGGTGGAAGATGGCGTGGAACTGGAAGCACTCAAGCGCAACGCTGTTCAGCTTTTCCAGCGCCTGGTGAGCCTGGTGCAGTATCTGCCTAACGAACTGGCGCTGGCGGCCCTCAATATTGACGACCCACGCCAGGTCGTGTACCTGATCGCCAACAGCGTGCAGATGGACCTGGATATGCGCCAGGGGCTGCTGGAGGAAGATTCCGTTCAGGAGAAGCTGCGCGTCATGACCCAATTCCTGACCAAAGAACTGGAAGTGCTGGAATTGGGCAAAAAGATTCAGAGCCAGGCCCAGGAAGAGATGGGCAAGGCTCAGCGCGAATATTTCCTGCGCGAGCAGCTTAAAGCCATCCAGAAGGAACTGGGCGAAGAGAGCGAAGAAGCCGCTACCATCAACCAGCTCCGCGAGCAGATCGAGCAGGCGGGAATGTCCGACGAGGCCAAAAAAGAGTCCATGCGCGAACTCTCGCGGCTGGAGAAGCTGCCCGCCGCTTCGCCCGAATATTCGGTCATCCGCACCTACCTTGACATCCTGGTCAGCCTCCCCTGGAGCAAAAGTACCGGCCAGAAGATAGATGTGGCGCACGCCCGCGCGGTGCTGGATGAAGATCACTACGATTTGGAAAAGATCAAAGATCGCATTCTGGAATATCTGGCTGTGCGCCGACTCAAAGAGGACCGCCTGGGCAGCGAGGTCGGCATCGAGATGAGTTCTAACGGCAAAGAGCAGAAAACCCCTACGTGGGTGGGGCGCGAACCGATCCTCTGCTTTGTTGGCCCGCCGGGCGTCGGCAAAACCTCGCTGGGCCAATCCATCGCCCGCGCGCTGGGCCGCGAGTTTGCGCGCATGTCGCTGGGTGGCATTCACGACGAATCCGAGATTCGCGGCCACCGCCGCACCTATATCGGCGCGCTCCCCGGACGCATCATCCAGACACTCCGCCGCACAGGCGCGAACGATCCAGTGATGATGCTTGACGAGGTAGATAAAGTCGGCGCAGACTGGCGCGGCGACCCATCTTCCGCTTTGCTGGAGGTGCTGGACCCCGAGCAAAACTATAACTTCCGTGATAACTACCTCGATCTACCCTTTGATCTTTCCAGAGTCATGTTCATCGCTACGGCTAACTCGCTGGAGCCGATCCCGCCGCCGCTGCGTGACCGCATGGAGATTCTGGAGCTTTCGGGCTATACCGAAGAGCAGAAAATCCATATCGCCCGGCGCTATCTGCTGCCCAAGCAAATCAAGGCCAATGGCCTGAAAGAAGACGAGATCAGCATTGATGACGGGGCAATTCGGCGCATCGTCAACGAATACACCCGCGAGGCTGGCGTGCGCAATCTGGAGCGCGAAATTGCCACCGTCTGCCGCAAGATTGCCATGCGTATCGCAGAGGGCCAGGCGGGACCGTTCCAGATCACCGCCGACCAGATGCCCGAACTGCTGGGCCGCCCGCATTTCATGGAAGAAGTGGCCGAACGCATTGACCGCCCAGGCGTTGTCACCGGCCTGGCCTGGACCCCCGTTGGCGGCGACATCCTCTTTATCGAGGCTGCCATGACGCCCGGCAAAGAGAATCGGCTGATTCTGACCGGCCAGCTTGGCGAAGTGATGCGCGAATCGGCGCAGGCCGCGCTCAGCTACGTCCACTCCAACGCGGGGGCGCTGGGCATTGACCCCGCTGTCTTTGAGGAGAAGGACATTCATATTCACATTCCGGCTGGCGCGACCCCCAAAGACGGCCCATCGGCGGGCGTGACCATGACTACCGCCCTGGCCTCGCTGGCAAGCGGGCGCAAGGCGCGCTCGGACGTGGCGATGACCGGCGAAATCTCGCTGCGCGGCAAGGTCTTGCCCATCGGGGGACTGAAAGAGAAGGTGCTGGCGGCGCATCGCGCGGGCATCAAAACGGTCATCATACCCAAACGCAACGAGCCTGACCTGGAAGACCTGCCTAAAGACCTGCGCGAGCAGATGCGCTTTGTCCCTGTCTCCGACGCCTCCGAAGTGCTGGCCGAGGCGCTGGAGCCTGCCCCGTCCAATGGCGCGGGATCGCTGGGCGTCGAAGACCTGCATCGCGGCGTGGATATGGCCGCCAAAGAAGGTTAA
- the minE gene encoding cell division topological specificity factor MinE codes for MGLFDKLFGRKKQPAPSTSELARERLTLMLVHDRLKLTPDLLDRIKGELLEVISKYVEIDESGVDVELTHTEHSDKLVARMPVRRQRLHFERDVLEPGMGNPIVAAAALAKIHQPPADAASPPAAPEQASAPSSGDQTQEVSAPKTQETPAAPASEAAPVSETPAGSAEKGEESATPAATKAAATEAAAQPGAEAEQPAAAEAAPAPDAPQETPALPAEGSAAPAGDSAPGASAAEGTAPTETPAPAATPTKG; via the coding sequence ATGGGACTGTTTGATAAGCTGTTTGGACGGAAGAAACAACCCGCGCCATCAACGAGCGAGCTGGCGCGCGAGCGCCTGACGCTGATGCTGGTGCATGATCGGCTGAAGCTGACGCCTGATCTGCTGGACCGCATTAAAGGCGAATTGCTGGAAGTAATCTCCAAATATGTGGAGATTGATGAGTCCGGCGTAGATGTGGAACTGACCCATACCGAGCACTCAGATAAGCTGGTGGCGCGTATGCCGGTCAGACGCCAGCGCCTGCATTTTGAGCGCGATGTGCTGGAGCCGGGCATGGGGAATCCGATTGTGGCGGCGGCGGCGCTTGCCAAGATTCACCAGCCCCCAGCCGATGCCGCCAGCCCGCCTGCTGCGCCTGAGCAGGCCAGCGCCCCATCGTCTGGCGATCAGACGCAAGAGGTGTCGGCCCCGAAGACCCAGGAAACGCCTGCTGCGCCAGCCTCTGAGGCGGCCCCGGTATCTGAGACGCCTGCTGGCTCTGCTGAAAAAGGGGAGGAGTCGGCCACGCCAGCGGCGACGAAAGCTGCTGCGACGGAGGCGGCGGCCCAGCCAGGGGCTGAAGCGGAGCAGCCAGCAGCAGCGGAGGCCGCGCCAGCGCCAGATGCTCCCCAGGAAACGCCCGCGTTGCCTGCCGAGGGCAGCGCGGCCCCTGCGGGCGATTCAGCGCCCGGCGCCTCTGCCGCTGAAGGGACTGCGCCGACAGAGACACCCGCGCCAGCAGCGACGCCGACCAAGGGATAG
- the minD gene encoding septum site-determining protein MinD, translating to MDSRVLTITSGKGGVGKTTTAANLSTALAMMGRRVVAVDGDIGLRNLDAVMGLESHIIYDLVDVVEGQCQLSQALIKDKRLPELYLLPAAQTRDKNAVSSLQMEQLCHQLRRQFEFVVIDCPAGIEQGFRNAIVGADEVVIVTNPEMSSVRDADRIIGLIEAAGKPEPLLLINRLRPEMIRRGDMMDVTDVLEVLNIGLIGLVPEDESVIVATNRGEPVVMEPKSLAGKSFTNAARRVMGEDVPLEELDAPQNLLDRLRRLISPGARAAEKRA from the coding sequence ATGGACAGTCGGGTACTTACGATTACATCGGGCAAAGGCGGCGTGGGTAAAACGACCACCGCCGCGAATCTCAGTACGGCGCTGGCGATGATGGGTCGCCGTGTGGTGGCGGTGGATGGTGATATTGGGCTGCGCAATCTGGATGCGGTGATGGGCCTGGAGAGTCACATTATTTATGATCTGGTGGATGTGGTTGAGGGACAATGCCAGTTGAGCCAGGCGCTCATCAAAGATAAGCGCCTGCCGGAACTGTATTTGCTGCCTGCCGCCCAGACCCGCGATAAGAATGCGGTTTCCAGCCTGCAAATGGAGCAGCTTTGCCATCAGCTGCGTCGGCAGTTCGAGTTTGTGGTTATTGATTGCCCCGCTGGAATTGAGCAGGGCTTCCGCAATGCGATTGTGGGCGCTGATGAGGTGGTGATCGTGACGAACCCGGAGATGTCGTCGGTGCGCGACGCTGACCGTATTATCGGCTTGATTGAGGCGGCGGGCAAGCCGGAGCCGCTGCTGCTGATTAACCGGCTGCGCCCTGAGATGATTCGGCGCGGCGACATGATGGATGTGACTGATGTGCTGGAAGTGCTGAATATCGGGTTGATCGGCCTGGTTCCCGAAGATGAGTCGGTCATTGTCGCCACCAATCGCGGCGAGCCGGTGGTGATGGAGCCAAAGTCACTGGCCGGAAAGTCGTTTACGAACGCGGCGCGGCGAGTGATGGGCGAAGATGTGCCGCTGGAAGAACTGGACGCGCCCCAAAACTTGCTTGATCGTCTGCGCCGCTTGATAAGCCCAGGCGCTCGCGCCGCCGAAAAAAGGGCCTGA
- a CDS encoding septum site-determining protein MinC yields the protein MKPAPTRAAQLESRPPLKRLRERVQGAMSRLGSWGKRLLSPGQETEAVEAQPPAIKAEEAARGHEREQTPGAGATGSARRVAPARLGPPARSQRSYLTEPLTDTVPRRAERGSVGMTQAPGDGADALAAQRARGVPEEQVAGPARQQSAEGEPPAGSTPEQAEEMRRALTRKLLKGSRNGMLLTLEPGYVWSQVLGVLEARLVEAPTFFQGSVLSLDTRRRPLEPQEIDALRALLAPYEMAFKEVGSDELNDPRILPSGAVRPAYSGDTTPTLAIRASDATNALFTRRTIRSGQRLRYEGSVVVMGDVNAGAEVIAGGDVLVWGALRGTVHAGYPGNEAAVVCALMLAPVQLRIGALASRPPEDGDLAPLTPEVASVKNGQIVVESWNAGRASRR from the coding sequence ATGAAACCAGCGCCAACACGCGCCGCTCAGCTTGAATCGCGGCCACCCCTGAAGCGCCTGCGCGAGCGCGTGCAGGGGGCGATGAGCCGCCTGGGAAGCTGGGGGAAACGCCTGCTCTCACCCGGCCAGGAGACGGAGGCAGTTGAGGCGCAGCCGCCCGCGATCAAAGCCGAGGAAGCGGCGCGCGGGCACGAACGTGAACAAACCCCAGGCGCGGGAGCAACCGGGTCGGCGCGGCGTGTGGCCCCTGCGCGGCTCGGCCCGCCAGCGCGCAGCCAGCGTTCCTATTTGACGGAGCCGCTGACCGATACCGTGCCCAGGCGCGCGGAGAGAGGAAGTGTCGGTATGACACAAGCGCCAGGAGATGGCGCTGATGCGCTCGCTGCGCAGCGAGCGCGTGGCGTGCCTGAAGAGCAGGTGGCTGGCCCGGCGCGCCAACAGAGCGCGGAGGGGGAGCCGCCCGCCGGGTCAACGCCTGAGCAGGCTGAGGAGATGCGCCGGGCGCTGACGCGCAAGCTCTTGAAAGGGTCGCGCAATGGGATGCTGCTGACGCTGGAGCCGGGGTATGTGTGGTCGCAAGTGCTGGGGGTGCTGGAGGCGCGCCTGGTGGAAGCGCCGACGTTTTTTCAAGGTTCGGTGCTGAGCCTGGATACGCGGCGTCGCCCGCTGGAGCCACAGGAAATTGATGCGCTGCGAGCGTTGTTGGCCCCTTATGAGATGGCTTTCAAGGAAGTGGGGAGCGATGAATTGAACGATCCGCGTATCCTGCCGAGCGGCGCGGTGCGTCCGGCGTATTCAGGCGATACCACGCCGACCCTGGCTATCCGCGCCAGCGATGCGACCAATGCGCTCTTTACCAGGCGCACTATTCGTTCGGGCCAGCGGCTGCGCTACGAGGGTTCGGTGGTGGTGATGGGCGATGTTAATGCTGGAGCGGAAGTGATTGCGGGAGGCGATGTGCTGGTGTGGGGCGCACTGCGCGGAACGGTCCACGCCGGGTATCCAGGCAATGAAGCGGCGGTGGTTTGCGCATTGATGCTGGCGCCAGTTCAACTGCGCATTGGGGCGCTTGCCAGTCGCCCGCCAGAAGATGGCGACCTGGCGCCGCTGACGCCAGAAGTGGCGTCGGTGAAAAACGGTCAGATTGTCGTTGAAAGCTGGAATGCCGGGCGGGCCTCCCGCCGGTAA
- a CDS encoding diacylglycerol kinase family protein, which translates to MESQPAHPRRALVIASPHIYQEQLSLDAAHLFLQQQGIGISHVYNVKALDGQPPLADKWQAEGTELVIAAGGDGTVGAAATHLAHSELPLGILPLGTSNDFARSLRLPLELAEACQIIATGRVRHVDLGRAQPAVTTPHRLQAVEEPEQRDLPPNRVSSEHAFFTHALTLGLNVAFAQLATDATMRERFGRFTYPLAAVETVSVAQTFDCTLRFSDPACALAPEETENDIEPGRPYHYQALQVAVINSPIFGGPLAFTLAGVELHDHLLDILIVERFDLRQLLAAAQVALSAPVEGKREAISRHFPGIRHVKARQVAIETAQSADVTLDGEIRGRTPILVASAARALKVIVPRASQTPAQSGGAGG; encoded by the coding sequence ATGGAATCCCAACCCGCGCACCCGCGCCGCGCGCTGGTGATCGCCAGCCCGCATATCTATCAAGAACAGCTTTCTCTCGATGCAGCCCATCTGTTTCTGCAACAACAGGGCATCGGCATCAGCCATGTATACAACGTCAAGGCGCTGGACGGACAGCCGCCACTGGCCGACAAATGGCAAGCCGAGGGAACCGAACTGGTCATTGCCGCCGGTGGCGATGGCACTGTCGGCGCAGCCGCCACGCATCTGGCGCATAGTGAGTTACCGCTGGGCATCCTGCCGCTGGGTACCTCCAACGATTTCGCCCGCTCGCTGCGGCTGCCGCTGGAACTGGCCGAAGCCTGTCAGATCATTGCCACAGGCCGCGTGAGGCACGTTGACCTTGGCCGCGCACAACCGGCTGTCACCACGCCTCACAGGCTGCAAGCGGTTGAAGAACCAGAACAGCGCGATCTCCCGCCCAATCGCGTCTCCAGCGAGCATGCCTTCTTTACCCATGCCTTGACCCTGGGGCTGAATGTCGCTTTCGCTCAGCTAGCAACCGACGCCACGATGCGCGAGCGTTTTGGCCGGTTCACCTATCCGTTGGCCGCTGTCGAGACCGTCAGCGTCGCCCAGACGTTTGATTGTACCTTGCGTTTTTCTGATCCAGCCTGCGCGCTGGCCCCCGAAGAAACCGAGAACGACATCGAGCCAGGGCGGCCCTATCATTATCAGGCATTACAGGTGGCCGTCATCAATTCTCCGATCTTTGGCGGTCCGTTGGCGTTCACCCTCGCCGGGGTCGAACTGCACGACCACCTCTTAGACATTTTGATTGTCGAACGATTTGATCTGCGCCAGTTGCTTGCGGCGGCTCAGGTGGCTCTTTCTGCGCCCGTAGAGGGGAAGCGCGAAGCCATCAGCCGACACTTTCCTGGCATTCGGCATGTCAAAGCGCGGCAAGTGGCGATTGAAACCGCCCAGTCGGCGGATGTCACCCTGGATGGCGAAATACGCGGACGCACCCCCATCCTGGTAGCCTCAGCCGCGCGCGCCCTCAAGGTCATCGTGCCGCGCGCAAGCCAGACACCCGCGCAGAGTGGAGGAGCCGGTGGCTGA